In a single window of the Paenibacillus sp. MMS20-IR301 genome:
- the metE gene encoding 5-methyltetrahydropteroyltriglutamate--homocysteine S-methyltransferase: MTQGIRTSSLGYPRIGRNREWKKTLEAYWAGTTDEQTFRAQMEELQLQHLQAQAQAGIGLVPVGDFTFYDHVLDTAVMFGIVPPRYAYDGGDIPLDLYFAMARGNAGATACEMTKWFNTNYHYIVPEIGSLTPRLTENKPLAAYRFAKERAGIDGKPVIVGLYTFLKLSKGFQADEIAAVAARFLPQYVQLLQELEQEGVSWVQIDEPAVVTGLTAGDISLLETIYGEIAAAVPGLNIMLQTYFEAAEPLEALLGLPVQGIGLDFIHDGGNNLKSVERLGWPEDKVLGAGIIDGRNIWRADIDAKLALVARLQQSVPGERLILQPSSSLLHVPVSVEGENKLKPAVKNALAFASEKLAELVLAAAAANEGAGLYAAELAVSREALAVFRALPERQREDVAEQVRSLKQLPDSRSLPFSERVKVQQAKWKLPLLPTTTIGSFPQTAEVRQARLKWRKGVWNQERYDGFIRRQIAEAITLQEELGLDVLVHGEFERTDMVEFFGEKLAGYLFTGGGWVQSYGSRCVKPPVIYADVAFVEPMTVKESLYAQSLTKLPVKGMLTGPVTILNWSFVRDDLSREEVAGQIALALRHEVTALEEAGIEMIQVDEPAIREGLPLKARDHEYYLNWAVKSFRTATNHVKATTQIHTHMCYSEFNDMISSISAMDADVISIETSRSHGELIVSFEEQEYDKGIGLGVYDIHSPRVPAVEEMTSAIERALRALEVQQFWINPDCGLKTRGWEETTAALRNMVKAAVIVREKSGAVSR; this comes from the coding sequence ATGACGCAAGGAATCAGAACAAGCAGCCTCGGGTACCCGAGAATCGGCAGGAACCGGGAATGGAAGAAGACACTTGAGGCTTACTGGGCCGGAACGACCGATGAGCAGACTTTCCGCGCACAGATGGAGGAGCTGCAGCTGCAGCATCTGCAGGCACAGGCGCAGGCCGGAATCGGGCTGGTACCGGTCGGTGATTTCACCTTTTATGACCATGTGCTGGATACAGCCGTTATGTTCGGCATTGTGCCGCCGCGTTATGCGTACGACGGCGGAGATATACCGCTTGATTTGTACTTCGCTATGGCCCGTGGCAATGCCGGGGCTACAGCCTGTGAGATGACCAAATGGTTCAATACGAACTATCACTATATTGTCCCTGAAATCGGCAGTCTGACGCCGCGGCTGACGGAGAACAAACCGCTGGCTGCATACCGCTTTGCCAAAGAGCGGGCCGGCATAGACGGCAAACCGGTTATAGTCGGGCTTTATACCTTCCTGAAGCTGTCCAAAGGCTTCCAAGCTGACGAGATCGCTGCTGTTGCCGCACGCTTCCTGCCACAGTATGTGCAGCTGCTGCAGGAACTGGAGCAGGAAGGTGTAAGCTGGGTTCAAATCGATGAACCAGCTGTTGTTACCGGCTTGACCGCAGGGGATATCAGCTTGCTTGAAACGATATACGGAGAGATTGCTGCAGCAGTACCGGGCCTGAACATCATGCTGCAGACTTACTTCGAAGCTGCTGAACCGCTTGAAGCACTGCTGGGGCTGCCGGTTCAGGGGATCGGACTTGATTTCATCCATGACGGGGGCAACAATCTGAAGTCGGTTGAACGGCTGGGCTGGCCGGAAGATAAGGTTCTGGGAGCCGGTATCATCGACGGCCGAAATATTTGGCGGGCAGATATTGATGCCAAGCTTGCGCTGGTTGCCCGGCTGCAGCAGAGCGTGCCGGGTGAGCGGCTGATTCTCCAGCCATCATCCAGCCTCCTGCATGTGCCGGTTAGTGTCGAAGGCGAGAACAAGCTGAAGCCGGCGGTGAAGAATGCTTTGGCCTTCGCAAGCGAGAAGCTGGCTGAGCTGGTGCTGGCCGCTGCAGCGGCGAACGAAGGCGCCGGGCTGTATGCCGCTGAGCTGGCCGTAAGCCGCGAAGCACTGGCGGTCTTCCGGGCGCTGCCGGAACGGCAGCGTGAGGATGTGGCGGAGCAGGTTCGCAGCCTTAAGCAGCTGCCGGATTCCCGCAGCCTGCCATTCTCCGAACGTGTGAAGGTCCAGCAGGCGAAGTGGAAGCTGCCGCTGCTGCCGACAACGACCATCGGCAGCTTTCCGCAGACTGCTGAGGTCCGCCAGGCCCGCCTGAAATGGCGCAAGGGAGTCTGGAATCAGGAGCGTTACGACGGGTTCATCCGCCGGCAGATTGCCGAAGCGATTACGCTTCAGGAGGAGCTTGGCCTCGATGTGCTGGTACACGGGGAATTTGAGCGTACGGATATGGTTGAATTCTTCGGGGAAAAGCTGGCGGGTTACCTGTTCACCGGAGGCGGCTGGGTACAGTCCTACGGCTCGCGTTGTGTGAAGCCGCCGGTGATCTATGCCGATGTCGCTTTTGTTGAACCAATGACAGTCAAGGAAAGCCTGTATGCCCAATCGCTGACGAAGCTTCCTGTCAAAGGGATGCTGACCGGGCCGGTCACGATTCTGAACTGGTCGTTTGTCCGGGATGATCTCAGCCGGGAAGAGGTGGCAGGTCAGATAGCGCTTGCACTGCGTCATGAAGTAACCGCGCTGGAGGAGGCGGGCATCGAGATGATTCAGGTCGATGAGCCGGCGATCCGTGAAGGACTGCCGCTGAAGGCAAGGGATCATGAATATTATCTGAACTGGGCTGTGAAGTCGTTCCGTACTGCAACGAATCATGTAAAAGCTACGACTCAGATCCATACGCATATGTGCTACAGTGAATTCAATGACATGATATCTTCGATTTCGGCAATGGATGCGGATGTGATCTCAATTGAAACCTCCCGCAGCCACGGGGAGCTGATTGTCAGCTTTGAAGAGCAGGAATATGACAAGGGCATCGGGCTTGGAGTGTACGACATTCACAGTCCGCGTGTACCGGCCGTAGAAGAGATGACTTCAGCTATTGAGCGTGCGCTGCGTGCGCTGGAGGTCCAGCAGTTCTGGATTAATCCGGATTGCGGGCTGAAGACACGGGGCTGGGAAGAGACAACGGCGGCACTGCGGAATATGGTTAAGGCAGCGGTTATAGTCCGGGAGAAGAGCGGGGCAGTCAGCCGCTGA
- a CDS encoding DedA family protein, translating into MQTWITDFMEQFGYFGIFLMLTLENVFPPIPSEVILPFGGFMTTTTHMTITGVLIASTAGSLLGAVILYWIGRLLDVDRLERIVERWGGLLRISGKDIRKADAWFDKYGYWTVLFCRMIPLVRSLISIPAGMSGMKFGVFMLFTAIGTLGWNLLLVLLGAALGESWEDIAGYIGTYSSFVYAIIAVGLLVLGVLFYRKRLNAGKVRG; encoded by the coding sequence ATGCAAACTTGGATTACGGATTTTATGGAGCAGTTCGGATATTTCGGTATTTTTCTAATGCTGACGCTGGAAAATGTGTTCCCGCCTATCCCTTCTGAGGTGATTCTCCCCTTCGGCGGATTCATGACGACAACGACCCATATGACAATAACAGGTGTACTGATCGCCTCAACGGCAGGCTCGCTGCTCGGCGCGGTCATTTTGTACTGGATCGGCCGTCTGCTGGATGTGGACAGACTGGAGCGGATCGTGGAGCGCTGGGGCGGCCTGCTGCGGATCAGCGGGAAGGATATCCGCAAGGCGGATGCCTGGTTTGACAAATACGGGTACTGGACCGTGCTCTTCTGCCGGATGATCCCGCTTGTACGCAGTCTGATCTCAATCCCTGCGGGCATGTCCGGAATGAAATTCGGGGTGTTCATGCTCTTTACGGCGATAGGGACACTAGGCTGGAATTTGCTGCTGGTACTGCTGGGTGCGGCGCTCGGTGAATCCTGGGAAGATATCGCCGGATACATCGGAACCTATTCCAGCTTTGTGTATGCGATTATTGCTGTAGGGCTGCTGGTGCTCGGTGTGCTGTTTTACCGTAAAAGACTGAATGCCGGCAAGGTGCGGGGCTGA
- a CDS encoding DUF1540 domain-containing protein: MAKDVLCAVNSCTYWAEENKCNAESIFVAYHSSKEPSKSEETDCKTFESK, from the coding sequence GGCAAAAGACGTATTGTGTGCAGTTAATTCCTGTACTTATTGGGCTGAAGAAAACAAATGCAACGCAGAGTCCATCTTTGTTGCTTACCACAGCTCGAAAGAACCTAGCAAGTCTGAAGAAACAGACTGCAAAACCTTCGAAAGCAAATAA
- a CDS encoding undecaprenyl-diphosphate phosphatase, translating to MELLTIIKAIILGIVEGLTEFAPVSSTGHMIIVDDMWLKSQEFLGKYTANTFKIVIQLGSILAVVIIFRKRFIDLLGLKRFSRKEMTAVPDGQPQVSAGGKLKLGQVIVGLIPAGIFGFLFEDYIDEHLFSISTVLVGLVIGAIFMIIADRFAPKQTRTESVDQITYRQALSVGLIQCISLWPGFSRSGSTISGGVLLGMSHRAAADFTFIMAVPIMAGASLISLVKNWQYFTLDALPFFIAGFISAFLFALLSMRFFLKLINRIKLLPFAIYRIILAAIVYLVWF from the coding sequence ATGGAGCTGCTGACCATTATCAAAGCAATTATATTAGGAATTGTAGAAGGATTGACTGAATTTGCTCCGGTATCCTCAACGGGCCATATGATTATCGTGGATGACATGTGGCTCAAGTCTCAAGAGTTTCTGGGAAAATATACGGCAAATACGTTCAAAATAGTGATTCAGCTGGGCTCAATCCTTGCGGTAGTCATCATTTTCCGTAAACGGTTCATTGATTTGCTTGGGCTTAAGAGGTTCAGCCGCAAGGAAATGACGGCAGTGCCGGACGGCCAGCCGCAGGTGTCTGCCGGAGGGAAGCTGAAGCTGGGGCAGGTTATTGTAGGCCTGATCCCGGCGGGGATTTTCGGATTCCTGTTCGAGGATTATATTGATGAGCATTTATTCTCCATCTCTACGGTACTGGTCGGGCTTGTGATCGGGGCCATATTTATGATTATCGCCGACCGGTTTGCACCCAAACAGACCCGGACAGAGAGTGTTGACCAGATTACATATAGGCAGGCGCTATCGGTCGGACTGATTCAGTGCATTTCGCTGTGGCCGGGCTTCTCGCGCTCAGGTTCGACGATTTCCGGCGGTGTGCTGCTGGGCATGAGCCACCGTGCGGCTGCGGACTTTACCTTCATCATGGCCGTCCCGATTATGGCCGGAGCCAGCCTGATTTCACTGGTGAAGAACTGGCAGTATTTCACGCTCGATGCCCTGCCGTTCTTCATCGCGGGCTTCATCAGCGCCTTCCTGTTCGCGCTGCTGTCGATGCGTTTCTTCCTGAAGCTGATTAACAGAATCAAGCTGCTCCCTTTCGCCATATACCGGATCATCCTGGCTGCTATAGTCTACCTGGTCTGGTTCTGA